A genome region from Paralichthys olivaceus isolate ysfri-2021 chromosome 6, ASM2471397v2, whole genome shotgun sequence includes the following:
- the rbm39b gene encoding RNA-binding protein 39b isoform X2 — MADDFDVEAMLEAPYRKDEIKSSHANGHDDQNKKKRRSRSKSRSPGSKKRRSRSKDKKKGKKRSRSRERKRSRSRERHRSGSRSKERSGRYRARKSPIRKRSKSRSPFKKEKSPIRQPIDNLTPEERDARTVFCMQLAARIRARDLEDFFSAVGKVRDVRMISDRNSRRSKGIAYIEFVDSSSVPLAIGLTGQRLLGVPIIVQASQAEKNRAAAAANNLQKGSSGPMRLYVGSLHFNITEEMLRGIFEPFGKIEGIQLMMDSETGRSKGYGFISFADAECAKKALEQLNGFELAGRPMKVGHVTERSDSSTASSFLDNDELERTGIDLGTTGRLQLMARLAEGTGLKIPPAAQQALQMTGSIPFGNMSAPAAPSQALNLPSQPLATHCLQLSNLFNPQAENDPTWATEIQDDVIEECNKHGGIVHIYVDKNSTQGNVYVKCPSIPAAMATVNALHGRWFAGKMITAAYVPLPTYHNLFPDSVTAKQLLMPARR; from the exons ATGGCTGATGATTTTGATGTTGAGGCCATGCTGGAGGCTCCATACAGAAAG GATGAGATCAAGTCCTCTCATGCAAATGGCCATGACGACCAGAATAAAAA GAAAAGGAGGAGCAGAAGTAAAAGCCGGAGCCCAGGCTCTaagaagagaagaagcagaagcaaagacaaaaagaagggtaagaagaggagcaggagccgAGAAAGAAAACGAAGCCGCAGCAGAGAGCGTCACCGCAGCGGCTCCCGGAGCAAGGAACGATCTGGGCGTTACAGAGCACGAAAGAGCCCCAT CCGCAAACGTTCCAAAAGTCGGAGCCCcttcaaaaaggaaaagagtCCCATCAG GCAACCAATTGACAATCTAACACCCGAGGAGAGGGATGCACGCACAGTTTTCTGTATGCAGCTCGCTGCCAGAATCAGAGCTCGGGACCTGGAAGACTTTTTCTCAGCTGTCGGAAaa GTCAGAGACGTGAGAATGATCTCAGACAGAAACTCGAGGAGGTCAAAGGGCATCGCCTACATAGAGTTTGTGGACTCTTCTTCTGTACCTCTGGCGATCGGACTCACTGGCCAGAGGCTTTTAGGAGTTCCCATCATTGTCCAGGCCTCTCAG gcagagaaaaacagagctgcagcgGCTGCTAACAATTTACAGAAGGGCAGTTCCGGTCCGATGCGGCTGTATGTGGGCTCGCTGCATTTCAACATCACTGAAGAAATGCTTCGAGGAATCTTTGAGCCCTTTGGAAAG ATTGAGGGAATCCAGCTCATGATGGACAGTGAGACTGGACGATCCAAAGGATATGGCTTCATATCG TTTGCAGATGCAGAATGTGCAAAAAAGGCCCTGGAGCAGCTGAACGGCTTTGAGCTGGCCGGGCGTCCGATGAAGGTGGGGCATGTGACGGAGCGCTCAGACTCTTCGACGGCCAGTTCCTTCCTGGACAACGACGAGCTAGAGAGGACCGGCATCGACCTGGGCACCACCGGACGTTTACAACTAATGGCTCGACTGGCAGAAG gAACTGGTCTGAAGATTCCCCCGGCTGCTCAGCAGGCTCTGCAGATGACTGGGTCCATACCGTTTGGAAACATGTCTGCTCCAGCAG CTCCAAGCCAAGCATTGAACCTCCCATCTCAGCCGCTGGCCACACACTGCCTCCAGCTGTCCAACCTGTTCAACCCACAAGC GGAAAATGATCCCACCTGGGCCACTGAGATCCAAGACGATGTGATCGAGGAGTGCAACAAACACGGAGGAATAGTTCACATTTATGTGGATAAGAACTCAACTCAA GGtaatgtgtatgtgaagtgtCCCTCGATACCAGCAGCGATGGCAACTGTAAATGCACTTCATGGACGCTGGTTTGCAG GCAAAATGATAACAGCTGCCTACGTTCCCTTACCCACCTACCACAACCTTTTCCCTGATTCAGTAACAGCGAAGCAGCTTCTAATGCCGGCACGTCGATAG
- the rbm39b gene encoding RNA-binding protein 39b isoform X1, whose amino-acid sequence MADDFDVEAMLEAPYRKDEIKSSHANGHDDQNKKKRRSRSKSRSPGSKKRRSRSKDKKKGKKRSRSRERKRSRSRERHRSGSRSKERSGRYRARKSPIRKRSKSRSPFKKEKSPIRQPIDNLTPEERDARTVFCMQLAARIRARDLEDFFSAVGKVRDVRMISDRNSRRSKGIAYIEFVDSSSVPLAIGLTGQRLLGVPIIVQASQAEKNRAAAAANNLQKGSSGPMRLYVGSLHFNITEEMLRGIFEPFGKIEGIQLMMDSETGRSKGYGFISFADAECAKKALEQLNGFELAGRPMKVGHVTERSDSSTASSFLDNDELERTGIDLGTTGRLQLMARLAEGTGLKIPPAAQQALQMTGSIPFGNMSAPAAVPTPAPSQALNLPSQPLATHCLQLSNLFNPQAENDPTWATEIQDDVIEECNKHGGIVHIYVDKNSTQGNVYVKCPSIPAAMATVNALHGRWFAGKMITAAYVPLPTYHNLFPDSVTAKQLLMPARR is encoded by the exons ATGGCTGATGATTTTGATGTTGAGGCCATGCTGGAGGCTCCATACAGAAAG GATGAGATCAAGTCCTCTCATGCAAATGGCCATGACGACCAGAATAAAAA GAAAAGGAGGAGCAGAAGTAAAAGCCGGAGCCCAGGCTCTaagaagagaagaagcagaagcaaagacaaaaagaagggtaagaagaggagcaggagccgAGAAAGAAAACGAAGCCGCAGCAGAGAGCGTCACCGCAGCGGCTCCCGGAGCAAGGAACGATCTGGGCGTTACAGAGCACGAAAGAGCCCCAT CCGCAAACGTTCCAAAAGTCGGAGCCCcttcaaaaaggaaaagagtCCCATCAG GCAACCAATTGACAATCTAACACCCGAGGAGAGGGATGCACGCACAGTTTTCTGTATGCAGCTCGCTGCCAGAATCAGAGCTCGGGACCTGGAAGACTTTTTCTCAGCTGTCGGAAaa GTCAGAGACGTGAGAATGATCTCAGACAGAAACTCGAGGAGGTCAAAGGGCATCGCCTACATAGAGTTTGTGGACTCTTCTTCTGTACCTCTGGCGATCGGACTCACTGGCCAGAGGCTTTTAGGAGTTCCCATCATTGTCCAGGCCTCTCAG gcagagaaaaacagagctgcagcgGCTGCTAACAATTTACAGAAGGGCAGTTCCGGTCCGATGCGGCTGTATGTGGGCTCGCTGCATTTCAACATCACTGAAGAAATGCTTCGAGGAATCTTTGAGCCCTTTGGAAAG ATTGAGGGAATCCAGCTCATGATGGACAGTGAGACTGGACGATCCAAAGGATATGGCTTCATATCG TTTGCAGATGCAGAATGTGCAAAAAAGGCCCTGGAGCAGCTGAACGGCTTTGAGCTGGCCGGGCGTCCGATGAAGGTGGGGCATGTGACGGAGCGCTCAGACTCTTCGACGGCCAGTTCCTTCCTGGACAACGACGAGCTAGAGAGGACCGGCATCGACCTGGGCACCACCGGACGTTTACAACTAATGGCTCGACTGGCAGAAG gAACTGGTCTGAAGATTCCCCCGGCTGCTCAGCAGGCTCTGCAGATGACTGGGTCCATACCGTTTGGAAACATGTCTGCTCCAGCAG CCGTCCCAACTCCAGCTCCAAGCCAAGCATTGAACCTCCCATCTCAGCCGCTGGCCACACACTGCCTCCAGCTGTCCAACCTGTTCAACCCACAAGC GGAAAATGATCCCACCTGGGCCACTGAGATCCAAGACGATGTGATCGAGGAGTGCAACAAACACGGAGGAATAGTTCACATTTATGTGGATAAGAACTCAACTCAA GGtaatgtgtatgtgaagtgtCCCTCGATACCAGCAGCGATGGCAACTGTAAATGCACTTCATGGACGCTGGTTTGCAG GCAAAATGATAACAGCTGCCTACGTTCCCTTACCCACCTACCACAACCTTTTCCCTGATTCAGTAACAGCGAAGCAGCTTCTAATGCCGGCACGTCGATAG
- the rbm39b gene encoding RNA-binding protein 39b isoform X4 — MQLAARIRARDLEDFFSAVGKVRDVRMISDRNSRRSKGIAYIEFVDSSSVPLAIGLTGQRLLGVPIIVQASQAEKNRAAAAANNLQKGSSGPMRLYVGSLHFNITEEMLRGIFEPFGKIEGIQLMMDSETGRSKGYGFISFADAECAKKALEQLNGFELAGRPMKVGHVTERSDSSTASSFLDNDELERTGIDLGTTGRLQLMARLAEGTGLKIPPAAQQALQMTGSIPFGNMSAPAAPSQALNLPSQPLATHCLQLSNLFNPQAENDPTWATEIQDDVIEECNKHGGIVHIYVDKNSTQGNVYVKCPSIPAAMATVNALHGRWFAGKMITAAYVPLPTYHNLFPDSVTAKQLLMPARR; from the exons ATGCAGCTCGCTGCCAGAATCAGAGCTCGGGACCTGGAAGACTTTTTCTCAGCTGTCGGAAaa GTCAGAGACGTGAGAATGATCTCAGACAGAAACTCGAGGAGGTCAAAGGGCATCGCCTACATAGAGTTTGTGGACTCTTCTTCTGTACCTCTGGCGATCGGACTCACTGGCCAGAGGCTTTTAGGAGTTCCCATCATTGTCCAGGCCTCTCAG gcagagaaaaacagagctgcagcgGCTGCTAACAATTTACAGAAGGGCAGTTCCGGTCCGATGCGGCTGTATGTGGGCTCGCTGCATTTCAACATCACTGAAGAAATGCTTCGAGGAATCTTTGAGCCCTTTGGAAAG ATTGAGGGAATCCAGCTCATGATGGACAGTGAGACTGGACGATCCAAAGGATATGGCTTCATATCG TTTGCAGATGCAGAATGTGCAAAAAAGGCCCTGGAGCAGCTGAACGGCTTTGAGCTGGCCGGGCGTCCGATGAAGGTGGGGCATGTGACGGAGCGCTCAGACTCTTCGACGGCCAGTTCCTTCCTGGACAACGACGAGCTAGAGAGGACCGGCATCGACCTGGGCACCACCGGACGTTTACAACTAATGGCTCGACTGGCAGAAG gAACTGGTCTGAAGATTCCCCCGGCTGCTCAGCAGGCTCTGCAGATGACTGGGTCCATACCGTTTGGAAACATGTCTGCTCCAGCAG CTCCAAGCCAAGCATTGAACCTCCCATCTCAGCCGCTGGCCACACACTGCCTCCAGCTGTCCAACCTGTTCAACCCACAAGC GGAAAATGATCCCACCTGGGCCACTGAGATCCAAGACGATGTGATCGAGGAGTGCAACAAACACGGAGGAATAGTTCACATTTATGTGGATAAGAACTCAACTCAA GGtaatgtgtatgtgaagtgtCCCTCGATACCAGCAGCGATGGCAACTGTAAATGCACTTCATGGACGCTGGTTTGCAG GCAAAATGATAACAGCTGCCTACGTTCCCTTACCCACCTACCACAACCTTTTCCCTGATTCAGTAACAGCGAAGCAGCTTCTAATGCCGGCACGTCGATAG
- the rbm39b gene encoding RNA-binding protein 39b isoform X3: MQLAARIRARDLEDFFSAVGKVRDVRMISDRNSRRSKGIAYIEFVDSSSVPLAIGLTGQRLLGVPIIVQASQAEKNRAAAAANNLQKGSSGPMRLYVGSLHFNITEEMLRGIFEPFGKIEGIQLMMDSETGRSKGYGFISFADAECAKKALEQLNGFELAGRPMKVGHVTERSDSSTASSFLDNDELERTGIDLGTTGRLQLMARLAEGTGLKIPPAAQQALQMTGSIPFGNMSAPAAVPTPAPSQALNLPSQPLATHCLQLSNLFNPQAENDPTWATEIQDDVIEECNKHGGIVHIYVDKNSTQGNVYVKCPSIPAAMATVNALHGRWFAGKMITAAYVPLPTYHNLFPDSVTAKQLLMPARR; encoded by the exons ATGCAGCTCGCTGCCAGAATCAGAGCTCGGGACCTGGAAGACTTTTTCTCAGCTGTCGGAAaa GTCAGAGACGTGAGAATGATCTCAGACAGAAACTCGAGGAGGTCAAAGGGCATCGCCTACATAGAGTTTGTGGACTCTTCTTCTGTACCTCTGGCGATCGGACTCACTGGCCAGAGGCTTTTAGGAGTTCCCATCATTGTCCAGGCCTCTCAG gcagagaaaaacagagctgcagcgGCTGCTAACAATTTACAGAAGGGCAGTTCCGGTCCGATGCGGCTGTATGTGGGCTCGCTGCATTTCAACATCACTGAAGAAATGCTTCGAGGAATCTTTGAGCCCTTTGGAAAG ATTGAGGGAATCCAGCTCATGATGGACAGTGAGACTGGACGATCCAAAGGATATGGCTTCATATCG TTTGCAGATGCAGAATGTGCAAAAAAGGCCCTGGAGCAGCTGAACGGCTTTGAGCTGGCCGGGCGTCCGATGAAGGTGGGGCATGTGACGGAGCGCTCAGACTCTTCGACGGCCAGTTCCTTCCTGGACAACGACGAGCTAGAGAGGACCGGCATCGACCTGGGCACCACCGGACGTTTACAACTAATGGCTCGACTGGCAGAAG gAACTGGTCTGAAGATTCCCCCGGCTGCTCAGCAGGCTCTGCAGATGACTGGGTCCATACCGTTTGGAAACATGTCTGCTCCAGCAG CCGTCCCAACTCCAGCTCCAAGCCAAGCATTGAACCTCCCATCTCAGCCGCTGGCCACACACTGCCTCCAGCTGTCCAACCTGTTCAACCCACAAGC GGAAAATGATCCCACCTGGGCCACTGAGATCCAAGACGATGTGATCGAGGAGTGCAACAAACACGGAGGAATAGTTCACATTTATGTGGATAAGAACTCAACTCAA GGtaatgtgtatgtgaagtgtCCCTCGATACCAGCAGCGATGGCAACTGTAAATGCACTTCATGGACGCTGGTTTGCAG GCAAAATGATAACAGCTGCCTACGTTCCCTTACCCACCTACCACAACCTTTTCCCTGATTCAGTAACAGCGAAGCAGCTTCTAATGCCGGCACGTCGATAG
- the rh50 gene encoding rh50-like protein, whose product MKARSTNLRVKLPAFVFVIEVVIVAMYAAFVTYDEHADARFQNNQTDPMDNAVYKDYPFFTDIQVMIFLGFGCLLAFFRLYGFGGMVFNFLTATFAIQWAILVQGYFQFSHDGKIHLGVINLINAEFACAVVLISFGAVLGKTSPLQLLVMALLEVPVFAATEWAVLKYIKINDAGGSILIHLFACYFGLGVTFVLYRPHLNEGHAKENTSYQSDILSVMGTLFLWVFWPSFNSALTLKGDDQHRAILHTFIGLSASTLTAFALSTMLNKNGKITIADIQNVTLAGGVTVGATVDMMITPVAAYALGMMGCTACMLGYKYLSPFLAQRFRIQDQCGIHNLHGLTGLISCAAGICAILAANEEVYGPSFYEIFTHRAPVEGDPKLQELQMLIPGLRPGLGRTAREQALFQVAAVFSTIGVSALGGILTGFILKLPLLAPPSDDFCFDDKLFFDVPPDYDVPLKLRNKTITEDSAA is encoded by the coding sequence ATGAAGGCACGGTCAACCAACCTCCGCGTGAAGCTACCtgcctttgtctttgtcattgAGGTGGTTATTGTTGCCATGTATGCTGCTTTTGTCACCTACGATGAGCACGCCGATGCCAGGTTTCAGAACAACCAGACTGACCCAATGGACAACGCAGTGTACAAGGACTACCCTTTCTTTACGGACATACAGGTCATGATATTCCTCGGCTTTGGGTGCCTGTTGGCATTTTTCCGACTGTATGGCTTTGGAGGGATGGTTTTTAACTTCCTCACGGCCACTTTTGCCATCCAGTGGGCCATCCTGGTGCAGGGGTACTTCCAGTTCAGCCACGATGGAAAGATACACCTCGGAGTGATCAACCTGATAAATGCAGAGTTTGCCTGTGCTGTGGTGTTGATATCTTTCGGGGCAGTGCTGGGTAAGACCAGTCCATTGCAGCTGCTGGTCATGGCTCTGCTGGAAGTGCCAGTGTTTGCAGCCACAGAATGGGCCGTGCTGAAGTACATCAAGATTAACGACGCAGGAGGATCTATTCTCATTCACCTCTTTGCCTGTTATTTTGGCCTGGGTGTCACCTTTGTTCTGTACAGGCCTCACCTGAACGAAGGCCATGCCAAGGAGAACACCAGCTATCAGTCTGACATCCTGTCTGTGATGGGGACCTTGTTCCTCTGGGTGTTCTGGCCCTCCTTCAACTCAGCGTTGACCCTGAAAGGAGACGACCAGCACAGAGCCATCCTCCACACCTTCATCGGCCTCAGCGCCTCCACTCTCACGGCCTTCGCTCTCTCTACGATGCTGAACAAAAATGGTAAGATCACCATTGCCGATATTCAGAACGTCACGCTGGCTGGAGGTGTGACAGTCGGGGCAACTGTTGATATGATGATAACGCCTGTAGCTGCATATGCTCTGGGTATGATGGGCTGCACTGCATGCATGTTGGGCTATAAGTACTTGAGCCCCTTCCTTGCACAGCGCTTCAGGATCCAGGATCAATGTGGAATACACAACTTGCACGGTCTAACAGGACTCATATCCTGTGCTGCAGGGATATGCGCTATACTGGCTGCTAATGAGGAGGTCTATGGCCCCAGTTTTTATGAAAtcttcacacacagagcaccagTGGAGGGCGACCCCAAACTGCAAGAGCTGCAGATGTTGATCCCCGGTTTACGGCCCGGTCTGGGGAGGACTGCCCGGGAACAGGCTCTGTTCCAGGTTGCAGCTGTTTTCTCCACCATAGGAGTGTCAGCACTGGGAGGCATCCTCACGGGCTTCATCTTAAAACTGCCGCTCCTTGCACCGCCATCGGATGATTTCTGCTTCGACGATAAGCTGTTTTTTGATGTTCCTCCTGACTACGATGTGCCACTTAAACTCAGAAACAAAACTATCACTGAGGATTCTGCTGCCTAA